A genomic window from Chloroflexia bacterium SDU3-3 includes:
- a CDS encoding diguanylate cyclase: MTVDATNLLFEERLRALRRAYIEQLWKTSAELDLHLQNLQSGQYPIEDLEQLRLTAHGLAGSGATYGFSTISETAGRLDRYIQSILESKISATQTQLNYISALLNDLRAVLAKLPSEPASTPAIPNESPAVPRFPHDVRRIVICDPDPLTSDDIARQIANYGYSVDIFSSAEAAIDHIGTTAHSAIISDISFINSWQNLNTSQHLQLLFTATSDDFATRLKAVRAGGVAFLTKPIDLGALIDTLDTFTAAREMEPYRILIIDDQPLLAATYATTLRQAGMVVSTVTNPLRVMSTLGEFHPDVLLLDMYMPGCTGIELATVLRQQATFVGIPIVFLSAETQLDRQMDALKRGGDDFLTKPIQLDHLVTAVASRAQRARLLRSAMVRDSLTGLYNHTTTKEHLKRELARAARQDRPLTFAMIDIDHFKRVNDTYGHVVGDQVIKSLSRLLQQRLRKTDIIGRYGGEEFAIILPDTDTVGAAKLLDEIRERFSQVRQNADDMAFSSSISCGFASFPERSDAATLVSAADRALYDAKHAGRNCVMQAVLDQAERAS, from the coding sequence ATGACCGTGGATGCAACCAATCTCCTTTTTGAAGAACGCCTTCGAGCCCTCCGGCGAGCGTATATCGAACAGCTGTGGAAAACATCCGCCGAGCTTGACCTGCACCTGCAGAACTTGCAGAGCGGACAGTACCCGATCGAAGATCTCGAGCAGCTGCGGCTCACCGCCCATGGGCTGGCGGGGTCGGGGGCGACCTATGGGTTCAGCACCATCAGCGAGACAGCTGGGCGGCTCGACCGCTACATCCAGAGCATCCTGGAAAGTAAGATCAGCGCCACCCAGACCCAGCTCAACTATATCTCGGCGCTGCTCAACGACCTGCGCGCCGTGCTGGCCAAGCTCCCATCCGAGCCAGCCAGCACGCCCGCCATCCCCAACGAATCGCCCGCCGTGCCGCGCTTCCCCCACGACGTACGGCGGATTGTGATCTGCGACCCCGACCCGCTCACCAGCGACGACATCGCCCGGCAGATCGCCAACTACGGCTACAGCGTGGACATCTTCAGCAGCGCCGAGGCGGCGATCGATCATATCGGCACCACCGCACACTCGGCGATCATCAGCGACATCTCGTTTATCAACAGCTGGCAGAACCTCAACACCTCACAGCACCTGCAGCTGCTGTTCACCGCCACTAGCGACGACTTCGCCACACGGCTCAAGGCCGTGCGGGCCGGCGGGGTCGCCTTTCTCACCAAACCGATCGACCTAGGCGCGCTGATCGACACCCTCGACACCTTCACCGCCGCCCGCGAGATGGAACCATACCGCATTCTGATCATCGACGACCAGCCGCTGCTGGCCGCCACCTACGCCACCACGCTGCGTCAGGCCGGCATGGTGGTCTCCACCGTCACCAACCCGCTGCGGGTGATGAGCACGCTCGGCGAGTTCCACCCCGATGTGCTGCTGCTCGACATGTATATGCCGGGCTGCACCGGCATCGAGCTAGCCACCGTGCTGCGCCAGCAGGCCACATTCGTTGGCATCCCGATCGTCTTTCTCTCCGCAGAGACCCAGCTCGACCGCCAGATGGATGCGCTCAAGCGCGGCGGTGACGACTTCCTCACCAAGCCCATCCAGCTCGACCACCTTGTGACGGCGGTCGCCAGCCGAGCACAGCGGGCCAGGCTGCTGCGCTCGGCGATGGTGCGCGACAGCCTCACCGGGCTGTACAACCACACTACCACCAAAGAGCACCTCAAGCGCGAGCTAGCCCGCGCGGCCCGCCAGGATCGCCCGCTCACCTTCGCCATGATCGACATCGACCACTTCAAGCGCGTCAACGACACCTACGGGCACGTCGTGGGCGATCAGGTGATCAAAAGCCTCTCGCGGCTGCTGCAGCAGCGGCTGCGCAAGACAGACATCATCGGGCGCTACGGCGGCGAGGAGTTTGCGATCATCCTTCCCGATACCGACACGGTCGGCGCGGCCAAACTGCTCGATGAGATCCGCGAGCGCTTCTCGCAGGTGCGGCAGAACGCCGATGACATGGCCTTCTCCTCCAGCATCAGCTGTGGGTTCGCCAGCTTCCCCGAGCGCTCGGATGCCGCCACGCTGGTAAGCGCCGCCGATCGCGCGCTCTACGATGCCAAGCACGCGGGCCGAAACTGCGTGATGCAGGCAGTCCTCGATCAGGCCGAGCGCGCATCCTAG